One Fusobacterium sp. FSA-380-WT-3A DNA window includes the following coding sequences:
- a CDS encoding 2-hydroxyacid dehydrogenase, producing the protein MKVKLIEPLVVSKNVIDNLSKEIINMGHEFIYYDTKTTDIEEMKKRVSDADILMIANNPLPNEVIESAPNLKMISIAFTGFDHVGKLVKERNIIVCNAAGYANNAVAELVIGLTLDLMRNINKCNSAIRKGGTIAGLIGGEIRGKTVGIIGTGRIGTMTANLFKCMGANLLGYDVVENEEAKNLGIRYVNIDELMKTSDIISLHLPLDDNTKGFISKEKLELMKETSILINCARGGVVDNKALAEILNEEKIAGAGIDVFDMEPPIPSDYPLLNAKNTILTPHVAFASHESMKIRAKITFDNVINYLKGTPTNIVKL; encoded by the coding sequence ATGAAAGTAAAATTAATAGAACCATTAGTTGTGTCAAAAAATGTAATAGATAATTTAAGCAAAGAAATAATAAATATGGGACATGAATTTATTTATTATGATACTAAAACAACAGATATAGAAGAGATGAAAAAAAGAGTTTCTGATGCTGATATTTTAATGATAGCTAATAACCCATTACCTAATGAAGTTATTGAATCTGCTCCTAATTTAAAAATGATTTCAATAGCTTTTACAGGATTTGACCATGTTGGAAAATTAGTTAAAGAAAGAAATATAATTGTGTGTAATGCTGCTGGTTATGCTAATAATGCTGTGGCTGAATTAGTAATTGGATTGACATTAGATTTAATGAGAAATATAAATAAATGTAATTCAGCTATAAGAAAAGGTGGAACTATAGCTGGACTTATTGGTGGAGAAATAAGAGGAAAAACTGTTGGAATTATAGGAACAGGTAGAATAGGAACAATGACAGCTAATTTATTTAAATGTATGGGAGCTAACTTATTAGGATATGATGTAGTAGAAAATGAAGAAGCAAAAAATTTAGGAATAAGATATGTTAATATAGATGAGTTAATGAAAACTTCAGATATAATTTCCCTTCATCTTCCATTAGATGATAATACTAAAGGATTTATTTCTAAAGAAAAATTAGAATTAATGAAAGAAACAAGCATATTAATAAATTGTGCTAGAGGTGGAGTAGTAGATAATAAGGCTTTAGCTGAAATACTAAATGAAGAAAAAATAGCTGGAGCTGGAATAGATGTCTTTGATATGGAGCCACCTATTCCATCAGATTATCCATTATTAAATGCTAAAAATACAATTTTAACTCCACATGTGGCCTTTGCTTCACACGAATCAATGAAAATAAGAGCTAAAATTACTTTTGATAATGTAATTAATTATTTAAAAGGAACACCGACAAATATTGTAAAATTATAA
- a CDS encoding ABC transporter permease: MFEFFIAKKHILEKKKQSIIGIIGIMIGITVLIVSIGISNGLDKNMIDSILSLSSHVSVYDVNNKIEYEKLEKEIRKIPEVKGVLPKISTQGLIKYKGVYGDYISGVKIEGFDIKKAQEAIELDKKIVAGKINPQKKNGIYIGNELYKQLGAKIGNKITVVSAENQELPFEIAGVFESGYYEYDINMVIIPLETAQYMMYMEDRITNLEITLYNPYEAEKISNELFEKFGVFNRTWGSQNKNLLSALALEKTVMIIVFSLIVVIAGFVVWVIMNMLVREKIKDIGIMRAMGFTKKNIMKIFLIEGMLLGVIGIFIGVMLSLGILWYIKNYSIAGITSIYYLSKVPIEISAKEILIIVFINFIVIFLSSIFPAYRAGKMETMEALRYE; the protein is encoded by the coding sequence ATGTTTGAGTTCTTTATAGCTAAAAAACACATACTAGAAAAAAAGAAACAAAGTATCATAGGTATTATAGGGATAATGATAGGAATTACTGTATTAATTGTCTCTATTGGTATTTCTAATGGACTTGATAAAAATATGATTGATAGTATTTTATCATTAAGTAGTCATGTTAGTGTATATGATGTAAATAATAAAATAGAATATGAAAAATTAGAAAAAGAAATAAGAAAAATTCCAGAAGTAAAGGGAGTTTTACCTAAAATTTCTACTCAAGGACTTATTAAATATAAAGGAGTTTATGGAGATTATATTTCTGGGGTAAAAATAGAGGGGTTTGATATAAAAAAAGCTCAAGAAGCTATTGAGTTAGATAAAAAAATAGTTGCTGGAAAGATAAATCCTCAAAAGAAAAATGGGATTTACATAGGAAATGAATTATACAAACAACTTGGAGCAAAAATAGGGAATAAAATCACTGTGGTATCAGCAGAAAATCAAGAGTTACCTTTTGAAATAGCTGGAGTTTTTGAAAGTGGTTATTATGAATATGATATAAATATGGTAATTATTCCTTTAGAAACAGCTCAATATATGATGTATATGGAGGATAGAATTACAAATTTAGAAATAACTCTTTATAATCCTTATGAAGCTGAAAAAATTTCTAATGAGTTGTTTGAAAAATTTGGAGTATTTAATAGAACTTGGGGTTCTCAAAATAAAAATTTATTATCTGCTTTGGCTTTAGAAAAAACTGTAATGATAATTGTATTTTCTTTAATAGTTGTTATAGCTGGATTTGTTGTTTGGGTTATAATGAATATGTTGGTTAGAGAAAAGATAAAAGATATTGGAATAATGAGAGCTATGGGATTTACTAAAAAAAATATAATGAAAATATTTTTAATAGAGGGAATGCTTTTAGGAGTTATAGGAATTTTTATAGGAGTAATGCTTTCTTTAGGAATTTTATGGTATATAAAAAATTATTCAATAGCAGGAATAACAAGTATTTATTATTTAAGCAAAGTGCCTATAGAAATATCAGCAAAAGAGATTTTAATAATAGTATTTATAAACTTTATAGTAATATTTTTATCAAGTATATTTCCAGCTTATAGAGCAGGAAAAATGGAAACAATGGAGGCATTGAGATATGAGTAA
- a CDS encoding YkvA family protein, whose amino-acid sequence MEINKEKEYEILEGKFEEDKLTEENFNTDEYRKFFEEDNFWDKIKKFATKIGVKGIYYALILYYILQRDDISIQEKALIVGALGYLIAPIDLVPDLLLGVGFIDDIAALTIVIKKLSDYIDEDVKGKAKLKLQDWFPELDEDLEKYI is encoded by the coding sequence ATGGAAATAAATAAAGAAAAAGAATATGAAATATTAGAGGGGAAATTTGAAGAAGATAAATTAACAGAAGAAAATTTTAATACAGATGAATATAGAAAGTTTTTTGAAGAGGATAATTTTTGGGATAAAATTAAAAAATTTGCAACTAAAATAGGAGTTAAGGGAATTTATTATGCTCTTATTCTATATTATATTTTACAAAGAGATGATATTTCTATTCAAGAAAAAGCCTTGATAGTTGGAGCTTTAGGTTATTTAATTGCTCCAATAGATTTAGTTCCAGATTTACTTTTAGGAGTTGGATTTATTGATGATATTGCAGCTCTAACAATAGTTATTAAAAAATTAAGTGATTATATTGATGAAGATGTAAAAGGAAAAGCAAAATTAAAATTACAAGATTGGTTTCCTGAGTTAGATGAAGATTTAGAAAAATATATATAA
- a CDS encoding aminopeptidase P family N-terminal domain-containing protein → MDNLTNKKINKIRNLMKKNQINFFILPLSDYHNSEYPCGYFKALRFVSGFTGSNGTLLISETESFLWTDGRYFSQCEKELKDSEIKLMKMAVTGYPSLLEFIEKNISKNQILGFDGRLFSYDTYYKIFQISKKNNFEIKNNIDFIDEIWKDRPVLPKEKAYILDETYTGLSFNKKLELIRDNMKKNNCTTYILSSLEDIAWLFNLRGNDIQYNPFILSYSVITLDKVLLFVDISKIDKNVENYLNKNSIEIFDYFEIYNYIKNISVNETILIDYQNTNSFIIESINKDIKVINKENPTILLKAIKNETEINNTIKAHIKDGIALTKFMYWLKNIKDKKISELDIVEKIEEFRKKDSSYLGNNFSTIAAFGKNSPMMHYLPTENSYSNIEKGNFLLVDTGGHYLFGSSDTTRTFAIGEVTQEMKKHYTYVLKSLISLSKAKFPEGTLCGNLDTIARNVIWNLTLDYRCATGHGVGYVGSVHEGPNILRGTSQVPMKKSMITTVEPGIYLENLYGIRLENEILTREFCKNEYGTFLNFETITFVPFDFDAVDLEYLSKDEIEWLNNFNNRVFNTLRPFLEEKEVFWLENFTKKF, encoded by the coding sequence ATGGATAATTTAACTAATAAAAAGATTAATAAAATAAGAAATTTAATGAAAAAAAATCAAATAAACTTTTTTATTTTACCACTTTCAGATTACCACAACAGTGAATATCCTTGTGGTTATTTTAAAGCTTTAAGATTTGTATCAGGTTTTACTGGTTCTAATGGAACTCTTTTAATCTCTGAAACTGAGTCTTTCCTTTGGACTGATGGAAGATATTTTAGTCAGTGTGAAAAAGAATTAAAAGATAGTGAAATAAAATTAATGAAGATGGCTGTTACAGGTTATCCATCTCTTTTAGAATTTATTGAAAAAAATATTTCAAAAAATCAAATTTTAGGTTTTGATGGTAGATTATTTTCATATGATACTTACTATAAAATATTTCAAATTTCTAAAAAAAATAATTTTGAAATAAAAAATAATATAGATTTTATTGATGAAATATGGAAAGATAGACCAGTTCTACCAAAAGAAAAAGCCTATATTTTAGATGAAACTTATACAGGATTGTCTTTTAATAAAAAATTAGAATTAATAAGAGACAATATGAAAAAAAATAATTGTACTACTTACATTTTATCTTCATTAGAAGATATAGCTTGGTTATTCAATTTAAGAGGAAATGATATTCAATATAATCCTTTTATTTTATCTTATTCTGTAATAACTTTAGATAAAGTTTTATTATTTGTAGATATTTCAAAAATTGATAAAAATGTAGAAAATTACTTAAATAAAAACTCTATAGAAATATTTGATTATTTTGAAATATATAATTATATAAAAAATATTTCTGTTAATGAAACTATTTTAATAGATTATCAAAATACAAATAGTTTTATTATTGAGAGTATAAATAAAGATATAAAAGTTATAAATAAAGAAAATCCTACAATACTACTAAAAGCAATAAAAAATGAAACTGAAATAAATAATACAATAAAAGCTCATATAAAAGATGGTATTGCTTTAACTAAATTTATGTATTGGTTAAAAAATATAAAAGATAAAAAAATTTCAGAGCTTGATATAGTAGAAAAGATAGAAGAATTTAGAAAAAAAGATAGTAGTTATCTTGGAAATAATTTTAGTACCATAGCTGCTTTTGGTAAAAATTCTCCTATGATGCACTACCTACCTACTGAAAATTCTTATTCAAATATAGAAAAAGGAAATTTTTTACTTGTGGATACAGGAGGACATTATTTATTTGGAAGTAGTGATACAACTAGAACTTTTGCAATAGGTGAAGTTACTCAAGAAATGAAAAAACACTATACCTATGTTTTAAAAAGTTTAATCTCTCTTTCTAAAGCAAAATTTCCTGAAGGGACTCTTTGTGGAAATTTAGATACTATTGCTAGAAATGTAATTTGGAATTTAACTCTTGATTATAGATGTGCTACAGGTCATGGAGTTGGATATGTAGGTAGTGTACATGAAGGACCAAATATTTTAAGAGGAACTAGCCAAGTACCTATGAAAAAATCTATGATAACAACTGTTGAACCAGGAATATATTTAGAAAATCTATATGGAATTCGTCTTGAAAATGAAATTTTAACAAGAGAATTTTGTAAAAATGAGTATGGAACTTTTTTAAATTTTGAAACTATAACTTTTGTTCCTTTTGATTTTGATGCTGTAGATTTAGAATATTTATCTAAAGATGAAATAGAATGGTTAAATAATTTTAATAATCGTGTTTTCAACACATTAAGACCTTTTTTAGAAGAAAAAGAAGTTTTTTGGTTAGAAAATTTTACTAAAAAATTTTAA
- the hpf gene encoding ribosome hibernation-promoting factor, HPF/YfiA family: protein MKISINGRHLVVTDPINDYAVKRVEKLDKFFDRISEVVVTLSAVKLKKGPSHTAEMRAHINGTVLKAVSTEGDLYVAIDKATSILEGQIRKYKEKLRDNNDVVSQRVFKFDLATNTVSTEATKQIVKVSMESKPMTLDEAILQMETLGKDFYIFNNEETQQMNVVYKKRDGNYAHVEPTDE, encoded by the coding sequence ATGAAAATATCTATAAACGGAAGACATTTAGTTGTTACAGACCCTATTAATGATTATGCAGTAAAAAGAGTAGAGAAATTAGATAAATTTTTCGACCGTATTAGTGAAGTTGTAGTTACATTATCAGCTGTAAAATTAAAAAAAGGGCCTTCTCATACTGCTGAAATGAGAGCTCATATTAACGGAACAGTATTAAAAGCAGTTTCAACAGAGGGAGACCTTTATGTAGCTATAGATAAAGCAACAAGTATATTAGAAGGACAAATAAGAAAATATAAAGAAAAATTAAGAGATAATAATGATGTTGTTTCTCAAAGAGTATTTAAATTTGATTTAGCAACAAATACAGTTTCCACAGAAGCAACAAAACAAATAGTAAAAGTTTCTATGGAATCAAAACCTATGACATTAGATGAAGCAATTCTTCAAATGGAAACTTTAGGAAAAGATTTTTACATCTTTAATAATGAGGAAACTCAACAAATGAATGTTGTTTACAAAAAAAGAGATGGAAACTATGCTCATGTAGAGCCAACAGATGAATAA
- a CDS encoding ankyrin repeat domain-containing protein translates to MENNDIENFEENLSIITVEEKNSKGFTILHLAVEEGKYEFVDALMYHGADPNVENKNHETPLHIAAKKDFHKIFKLLWEYGADLGQEDYKGRTPKDIALENSSKKVLKEIEEIEED, encoded by the coding sequence TTGGAGAACAACGATATTGAAAACTTTGAGGAAAATTTAAGTATTATTACTGTGGAAGAAAAAAATTCAAAAGGATTTACTATTCTTCATCTAGCTGTTGAAGAGGGAAAATATGAATTTGTAGATGCTCTTATGTATCATGGAGCTGACCCTAATGTTGAGAATAAAAACCATGAAACACCTCTACATATTGCAGCTAAAAAAGATTTTCATAAAATTTTCAAATTACTTTGGGAATATGGTGCTGACCTTGGTCAAGAAGATTATAAAGGAAGAACTCCTAAAGATATAGCTTTAGAAAACTCTAGTAAAAAAGTTTTAAAAGAAATTGAAGAAATAGAAGAAGATTAA
- a CDS encoding ABC transporter ATP-binding protein, whose amino-acid sequence MSNILELKNIYKEYKGVSETLHILKDLNLTIEEGEFISIVGKSGSGKSTLLNVIGLLDTIDSGEIYICGEKIDRGNHKKIDILKNKDIGFVFQFHYLLPEFTALENVMLPALLTNYNDKKNIEEKAKDILNKVGLGERYYHKPNQLSGGEKQRVAIARALINNPKIILADEPTGNLDEETSNEIHNLLKKINKENKQTIIVVTHSRELANITDKSYSVKNGKLFLEN is encoded by the coding sequence ATGAGTAATATACTAGAATTGAAAAATATTTATAAAGAATATAAGGGAGTTAGTGAAACTTTACATATATTAAAAGATTTAAATTTAACTATTGAAGAGGGAGAATTTATATCTATTGTAGGAAAATCAGGTTCTGGAAAATCTACTCTATTAAATGTTATTGGACTTTTAGATACAATAGATAGTGGAGAGATTTATATATGTGGAGAAAAAATAGATAGGGGAAATCATAAGAAAATAGATATATTAAAAAATAAAGATATTGGTTTTGTTTTTCAATTTCACTATCTTTTACCAGAATTTACAGCTTTAGAAAATGTAATGTTACCAGCTTTACTTACAAATTATAATGATAAAAAAAATATAGAGGAAAAGGCAAAAGACATTTTAAATAAGGTTGGTTTAGGAGAGAGATATTATCATAAACCAAATCAATTATCTGGTGGAGAAAAACAAAGAGTTGCCATAGCCAGAGCTTTAATAAATAATCCAAAAATAATTTTAGCTGATGAGCCTACAGGAAATTTAGATGAGGAAACAAGTAATGAAATTCACAATCTTTTAAAAAAGATAAATAAGGAAAATAAACAAACAATAATTGTTGTAACTCACTCTAGAGAATTGGCAAATATAACAGATAAAAGTTATTCTGTAAAAAATGGAAAATTATTTTTAGAAAATTAA
- a CDS encoding sodium:alanine symporter family protein: MEIIENFIVAIVRGLNNLLWGDLFTISIGNTKIGLSIMVLILLPVGILFTVRTKFLPFRLFPEMIRVTLEPKETNNEKAISGLQALIVATATRVGMGNLAGVAAAVSFGGAGAVFWMWVVAIFGAATSFVESTLAQIYKEKDPLYGGFRGGPSYYISRMKLMTEVRADDVLVEENLDESDVASTTYGTHYRQSCGFKTIAILFSISALICWAGISQIVANSVSQSFVNAFSIPPLQTTIALVIISAIIIFKKNSVVNILDKIVPIMACLYLLITIFIMIKNIGLLPSMFGEILEEAFGFKQVVSGGFGAVIMNGVKRGLFSNEAGSGSAPNAAAAADVSHPSKQGLIQAFGVFIDTLFICSCSAFIILLAPNDLTKGLMGMDLLQTAMNYHIGEIGVIFIAVILFLFSFSTFLGIMFYSRGILAFLFGDKWWAQHAYKLVGLLMLFFGGIAQYNWVWDLGDLGVALMTVFNMIAIIPLSNQAIASLRDYEKKRKK, from the coding sequence ATGGAAATTATAGAAAATTTTATAGTTGCTATTGTAAGAGGATTAAATAATCTTTTATGGGGAGACCTTTTTACAATTAGTATTGGAAACACTAAAATAGGATTAAGTATAATGGTATTAATTTTATTACCAGTAGGAATATTGTTTACAGTAAGAACTAAGTTTTTACCATTTAGATTATTTCCTGAAATGATAAGAGTTACTTTAGAACCTAAAGAAACAAATAATGAAAAAGCAATTTCAGGATTACAAGCTTTAATAGTGGCTACTGCTACAAGAGTTGGAATGGGAAATCTAGCTGGAGTAGCAGCTGCTGTTTCTTTTGGAGGAGCTGGAGCTGTATTTTGGATGTGGGTAGTAGCTATATTTGGAGCTGCTACTTCATTTGTAGAATCTACTTTAGCTCAAATTTACAAAGAAAAAGACCCACTATACGGAGGATTTAGAGGTGGACCTTCTTACTACATAAGTAGAATGAAATTAATGACAGAGGTAAGAGCTGATGATGTTCTTGTAGAAGAAAATCTTGATGAATCAGATGTAGCTTCAACAACATATGGAACTCACTACAGACAATCTTGTGGTTTTAAAACAATAGCTATTTTATTTTCAATTTCAGCTTTAATTTGTTGGGCTGGAATAAGTCAAATTGTAGCTAACTCAGTTTCACAATCATTTGTAAATGCTTTTTCAATTCCACCTTTACAAACAACAATAGCTTTAGTAATTATTTCAGCTATTATTATATTTAAGAAAAATAGTGTAGTAAATATTTTAGATAAAATAGTTCCTATAATGGCTTGTTTATATCTTTTAATAACTATATTTATTATGATAAAAAATATTGGTTTATTACCAAGTATGTTTGGAGAGATATTAGAGGAAGCTTTTGGATTTAAACAAGTTGTATCTGGAGGATTTGGAGCTGTAATAATGAATGGGGTAAAAAGAGGATTATTCTCAAATGAAGCTGGTTCAGGTTCAGCCCCTAATGCAGCAGCAGCAGCTGATGTTTCTCATCCTTCAAAACAAGGTTTAATTCAAGCTTTTGGAGTATTTATAGATACATTATTTATTTGTAGTTGTTCAGCTTTTATAATTTTATTGGCTCCAAATGATTTAACAAAAGGTTTAATGGGGATGGATTTATTACAAACTGCTATGAATTATCATATAGGAGAAATTGGAGTTATATTTATAGCTGTTATTTTATTTCTATTTAGTTTTAGTACTTTCTTAGGAATTATGTTTTATTCAAGAGGAATATTAGCTTTTTTATTTGGAGATAAGTGGTGGGCTCAACACGCTTATAAATTAGTTGGATTATTAATGTTATTCTTTGGAGGAATAGCTCAATATAACTGGGTTTGGGATTTAGGAGATTTAGGAGTAGCATTAATGACAGTATTTAATATGATAGCAATAATTCCATTATCAAATCAAGCTATAGCTTCCTTAAGAGATTATGAAAAAAAAAGAAAAAAATAG